GCCTTATAAGAAAGCGTGCATCCGCTCAAACTTTCCAGTTCTCTTATAATCTCCATATTATGTTCTATATCAACAGTTCTTTTCATCTACAAAACACGTCAAATTAAATACTCGATCAATTAAATAATCACGGAAAATTTAACTTCCAaccaattataaataatgaataaaaccTTTTCTATTGCAACTCGTGCAgcttctctttccttttctcttcgcCGCCTTGACTCTTCCTCAGCCCTTGTTCTTGCAGCAGCCTCAGCAGTTTTGATTTGAGCTTCGATTCTGGCTCTTTCTGTTAAGCATGCAACATACAATGAATTAGATGAGCAAATGGTTGCTTTCAGAATACAGATGacaaatacatacatataaattacacaaaacacatttttataCAGAAAAAGTACACGGAAAAAAAGGGACATGGACACGATTTCACAATAGAGCCTTCAAAGTTCAAAACAGTACAGATGCTTCTACCAAAAAATTTTCTATGTccaaagaaatttaaataatatactaCACTCACCTTCACGCTGAATCCTTTCCAATCTCTCCTTTTCCAGCTGCATCTTTTTAGGATTACCTTTATCACcctaataaacaaaataataaaaattagaaaacaagaCGACATTCAAAAGTATCCTTTACTGAGGAAAGAGGAGAAAGTTCAGGTATCAAGACACAAGCCTTACATGCTCAAGAAGGGTCTTTTGCTGAGCTTTCAAAATGGTATCTGCAAAGCGGCTTTTAAGCATAGCAGCACGAAGAGCCTTTTTAGGAGAAAGCTGGACAGGCAAAATAGACGTGCTCCAAACTAAAGCAACAAACAGACATTAGCATCatatcaattcaaatacaaagGTAGCAGCAGCTAACTTGATAGGAAGCGAGGTGCTGACCTTCCCCAGAAGAGGCATCAGTGGTAAAAGTTACATGCTTAGAACTAGGGCAAATATGTTCACTGTCCAAGGAACTAACAGTCCCTAcgtaaaatatcaaaatcaacaatATGAAATCAGCATGCATGGAAAAAATACAAGAACTAATTATTAGAAGTCATAAATGATTATCACCATCAGAATCCGATTTCTTCTCCACGGGTGAGGAACCCTTAGTCAGGCAATCCTGGAAATAGACAAAAGGTTTCTCTAAGATTTGCATGTAAAAAAGATTTCTCAAACCTATTTTGACTAATATATGGATAATATTTTTAGTACCTGTCTCAACGTATCAGCACCAGACGCAGTTAGGTCCCTTCCTTCTGATCCTTCAGATGATATATCTAAATCAGTAAAAAGATACAAGTCAATAAGGAAACATGTGGCGCATCAGATAAGCAGCCAGTAGATTGTCTAACTACCTGATGACACTTGTGTTGAGTTGCTTTGAATTACACAATGGCAGTTGGTATCACCACAAGTGCTACACTTGCATGTGACAGGGCATGCAGTAGAACATGCCTTTAGCGAGCCAGCAGACTGTTCTCTATCACGGTTACCTTTTCTGCCTATAGAATACACAGTTATTAGCTCCTTTCCAGAGCCAAAAACCTTCACAGTACTCTTAAAGCATCATACCTTTGTGCAAGTCTTTCTCCATAAACTTGCAAGGAATCTGTGATAATTTAGGTGCCTCCCCCTACAAGTTAAACATTTCCAATATAACACATTGAAAAAATAACACCagagaaacaaaagaaacatgAGACATACAAATGTACAACAGAAAAATATTGTATCGCTGAATATTACATTTACACTAGCATTTTTGGAGGCCGGTGATATACTCTTGTGAATTCCTTTCTTTTCAGATACGTGTGTCTTTTTAGGCCAGGAATCCTTATTTCTGGAATGCATTATGTCAAGACTTCTTCCGCTAGTTTCCTTGATTGTTTCAGTCTCGCTTCTACTGCGTTCATCTTCACACTTCAATTTCCTAATCAGATCTTTCCATTTTCTCTCAAATATTTCCCATAGATCCTTTGCCATCACATGGACATCATTACCGGGAGGATTGTATGTCATTGCATTTGAGAAAGTCAGTCTGACATCATCTGCAAACTCCTCAGTGCCCGAATAATAGTTTGTCTCCAACTTAGCTTTAATTGTTCCAAAATCCATTGGACTTTTTATGATGTTAAAATAGTCTGGAATATTCAAAGCCACAGGGTCTACTGGCTTGCTAAACACCCAACCATATCGATGAGTTATTAAACTCTTCAGTATTGTAGAACACAGAACTGACCCTTTTCGATCAACCCTCTGTCTTTTCACCTTTTGGCCCTCATTACTATCTGGTTGTCCCCTCTTGTGGGAATTCAGCCCAGACGATTTTCCATTCGAAATAAAACTCCTTCTTTCATCAGTGTGAGACACTTCCCGTCCAAACTCGCGTTTAGCCCCAACATCAACGTCCATCCTTTTTGTTGGGAACTTGATCTTCACTCTAGCACTAGGTGCTATAATTTCAGTGGTAATCATGCTGATGGAATAAAAGCTGAGAATTCTAACCTCTGGGACAAAGGTGCGGCGTCCTTCAAGAAGGCAATGCTCCAAATTGGAAAGACAAATCACCTGGATTCCCAGATAACTTAATAAGAAAAGTGGAAATCGTAGAGGAAATATGGTATATAGCGTATTGtccaaaaattaataaattacaaaatacagATAGACCATGCACCGCAGGTTGTTGAAGGAGAAAATCGTTCACGGTAATCAAACAATTTTCCCGacccaaaatttaaaagaattggAT
Above is a genomic segment from Vigna radiata var. radiata cultivar VC1973A chromosome 10, Vradiata_ver6, whole genome shotgun sequence containing:
- the LOC106774467 gene encoding transcription factor GTE8 isoform X1; amino-acid sequence: MITTEIIAPSARVKIKFPTKRMDVDVGAKREFGREVSHTDERRSFISNGKSSGLNSHKRGQPDSNEGQKVKRQRVDRKGSVLCSTILKSLITHRYGWVFSKPVDPVALNIPDYFNIIKSPMDFGTIKAKLETNYYSGTEEFADDVRLTFSNAMTYNPPGNDVHVMAKDLWEIFERKWKDLIRKLKCEDERSRSETETIKETSGRSLDIMHSRNKDSWPKKTHVSEKKGIHKSISPASKNASVNGEAPKLSQIPCKFMEKDLHKGRKGNRDREQSAGSLKACSTACPVTCKCSTCGDTNCHCVIQSNSTQVSSDISSEGSEGRDLTASGADTLRQDCLTKGSSPVEKKSDSDGTVSSLDSEHICPSSKHVTFTTDASSGEVWSTSILPVQLSPKKALRAAMLKSRFADTILKAQQKTLLEHGDKGNPKKMQLEKERLERIQREERARIEAQIKTAEAAARTRAEEESRRRREKEREAARVAIEKMKRTVDIEHNMEIIRELESLSGCTLSYKAMGGRNGYKVALDTWDKPQFENPLERLGLFMKEEYIVEDEEFLNGAREEGEIFN
- the LOC106774467 gene encoding transcription factor GTE8 isoform X2, encoding MITTEIIAPSARVKIKFPTKRMDVDVGAKREFGREVSHTDERRSFISNGKSSGLNSHKRGQPDSNEGQKVKRQRVDRKGSVLCSTILKSLITHRYGWVFSKPVDPVALNIPDYFNIIKSPMDFGTIKAKLETNYYSGTEEFADDVRLTFSNAMTYNPPGNDVHVMAKDLWEIFERKWKDLIRKLKCEDERSRSETETIKETSGRSLDIMHSRNKDSWPKKTHVSEKKGIHKSISPASKNASVNGEAPKLSQIPCKFMEKDLHKGRKGNRDREQSAGSLKACSTACPVTCKCSTCGDTNCHCVIQSNSTQVSSGSEGRDLTASGADTLRQDCLTKGSSPVEKKSDSDGTVSSLDSEHICPSSKHVTFTTDASSGEVWSTSILPVQLSPKKALRAAMLKSRFADTILKAQQKTLLEHGDKGNPKKMQLEKERLERIQREERARIEAQIKTAEAAARTRAEEESRRRREKEREAARVAIEKMKRTVDIEHNMEIIRELESLSGCTLSYKAMGGRNGYKVALDTWDKPQFENPLERLGLFMKEEYIVEDEEFLNGAREEGEIFN